One genomic region from Pirellulales bacterium encodes:
- a CDS encoding deoxyhypusine synthase family protein, producing the protein MAKTAFTGRQLGEAADVLEAMALDEDAFIVMTLAGAMTVAKQGLIVTELIDRGIVNAIVSTGALMAHGLVEATGRAHFRANPEVSDEELYEQGYNRVYDTLEPEQNLDDVEEVMAAVLEAWDHNDVMCSYKLNHAIGAYLAKRNQGQRGILKSAYEQGVPVFVPAFSDSELGLDTALNNRLRESTGRHKIRFDPFEDLEHFAATLLRQKKLGIFTIGGGVPRNWSQQFGPFIELRHRRLGE; encoded by the coding sequence ATGGCCAAGACCGCCTTTACCGGACGCCAGCTGGGTGAGGCCGCCGACGTGCTCGAAGCCATGGCTCTCGACGAGGATGCGTTCATCGTCATGACCCTGGCCGGGGCCATGACCGTGGCCAAGCAGGGCCTGATCGTCACCGAATTGATCGACCGCGGCATCGTCAATGCGATCGTCTCGACGGGCGCTCTCATGGCCCACGGGCTGGTCGAGGCCACCGGACGCGCTCATTTCCGTGCCAATCCCGAAGTTTCTGACGAGGAACTCTACGAGCAGGGGTACAACCGCGTCTATGACACGCTTGAGCCGGAGCAGAATCTCGATGACGTCGAGGAAGTCATGGCGGCCGTGCTCGAGGCCTGGGACCACAACGACGTCATGTGCTCCTACAAGCTGAATCACGCCATCGGCGCGTATCTGGCGAAGCGCAATCAGGGCCAGCGAGGAATTCTGAAGTCCGCCTACGAGCAGGGAGTGCCGGTGTTCGTGCCGGCCTTCAGCGACTCGGAACTCGGTCTCGACACGGCGTTGAACAACCGGCTGCGCGAGTCGACCGGGCGACATAAGATCCGCTTCGATCCGTTCGAAGACCTCGAGCATTTTGCTGCGACTTTGCTGCGCCAGAAGAAGCTGGGAATCTTCACCATCGGCGGCGGCGTGCCGCGCAACTGGTCGCAGCAGTTTGGCCCCTTCATCGAACTCCGGCACCGGCGGCTGGGCGAG